In uncultured Desulfuromonas sp., the genomic stretch ATCCTGGTGGGACTTCTTGTTTCACAGCTATACGGATCAGCCGCAGAAGGGGCATCAAGGGATTGAGCTTGGCCTTGCCGGGTATCAGAGCTTTACGCGACACACCTTAGTTTACCTCCTTACATTGCCCTTCATACCTTTGCAGCATGGAAAACCATCCGCCAAAAAATAGTGTATACTTCTCTTGACTTAACTTCATATTGAAAGGCCTGCTCATGTCAGAACAGACGATAGAATATGATTTATGCGTGCTCGGCTGTGGTCCTGGTGGTTTTGCCGGTGCCATGAGGGCATTTGACTTCGGTAAGCATGTCTGTGTTATCGAAGGGGGAGAGATCGGCGGAGCCGGAGTGAAATGGGGTGCCTTGGCGTCAAAAACCATGTGGGAGCTTTCCAAAGATTACTCTATTGCCGCCAAACAGGACCGTGGTTATCAAAGCCAACATCTCACTGTTGATTTTGGCGAAGTCAATGCAACCATTGAGGAAGCCGTCAAAGAGCGCCAATACCAGATGCTCACGCAACTGGAAACCTTTTCTCCTCGACGTTGGCAAGGAGAGGGGTCAATCACCTATGTACGGGGCTGGGCATCCTTTGTTGATCGCCACTCTGTTGAGGTCTGCCTGGATGATGGCTCAACACAGCTGATCCATGCGAAAAATTTTCTAATTTCCACCGGCAGCCATCCCCGTGGCTATGGCAACCTCCAAGTCGATCAGGATAAAATCTTCAATTCCAACGGGATTCACCGTCTCAAAAAATTCCCCAAAAGATTGTTGATTCTTGGTGCCGGTGTTGTCGGCTGTGAATACGCCACGATCTTTGCCAACTTCGGTCAGACACAGGTTCACCTGGTTGACCACAAAGACCGGGTTCTGTCGTATGAAGATCGTGATGTCAGTGCGTTTGTCGAACAGAGCCTCGAAGGTGCCGGCGTGGTGCTCCATCAGTCGGCAACGCTACAGGATATCCACCGTCGACAGGATTATCTGGCTGCTGTCCTTGATTTTCCCGATGGCCACAGTGAGGTGATTGAGGTTGATGCCGCACTGATCTCGGTAGGACGGCAACCCAATTTGAAACATCTCAGATTGGACAAGATCGGCATTGATCTCAGCAAAAACGGATTCTTGACCACAGGCGTCGATTGTCGTGTCGATGGCAATATCTTTGCTTGTGGTGACGTGACCTGCCACCCGAACCTGGTCAATATCGCTGAGTTGGAAGCACGCATGGCCGCCAAAGAGATGTTTTGCCGGGCCATCCATCCGTTGAATTACTGTAATATGTCAGCGATTATGTTTCTCAATCCGTCAGTAGCAACTGTCGGCTTAAGTGAAGAACAATGTCAGGCCCAAAATCTGAGTTATCGGGTGGCCTATGTAGCGTATGCTATGTCCAGCAGGCCATTGGCCATGCGGGCGAAGAGGGGGTTTGTTAAGATCGTGGTGACGGATGATGCCGAAATGAAAATTCTTGGTATGCGCTCTGCCGGACCGCAGGTGTCCAACGTCGTTCTGTCCATCGCTCATTTTATGGATCACGATAAAGGCGCTGCCGAGGTCCTTAAATCGGTGTATCCTCATCCGAGCATTTCAGAAACGACGCAGGAATGTCTGCGCCTGCTGATTGGGAAATCGATCTACAAAGCCCAAGCCTTCCCAGGGAAAATGTGGGTGAAAACCTGGAACCCTGAGGATGGTTATCGTGACTGTTCACGTGATTTTCAAGTGGAACAATGTGAGATCCCCAACCAGAGATAACCTCCTGAAACTGATATATTAAGGGCAGGGGAGAAATAACACAAAAAGCCTTCGTTTTCCAACGAAGGCTTTTTGTGTTATTTACCGAACCATTTCTTTTTCGTACTGTAAACCGTCACCCGATTGCGACCTTTTTTCTTTGATTCATAAAGGGCTGAGTCCGCTTGCGAAATCACATCATTTTTATCAATTTTATCCTTGGCAGGTGAGATGTCGGACACGCCAAAACTGGCTGTAATATAATAGGTTTCACGTTCATGGGTAAAGGCATGTTCCGACAGAGTGCTACGAAACTTCTCGGCAACGATTTCACCTTCTTGGGCATTGGTTTCAGGGAGAACCAACACAAACTCTTCCCCCCCATAACGGGCGAACAAATCGTATTCCCGCAGTAAACTGCGCGCCACATCCGCAAACTGTTTGAGAATATAATCACCAACCTGATGGCCGTGCATATCGTTGAATTTTTTAAAATTATCAATGTCTACCATCACAACGCTAAGCGTGTATTCGTTGCGTTCAGAGCGATTAATTTCCCGATCAAGGAAGTTTTGAAAATAGCGGTGATTATAGGCTTCAGTCAAACCATCAACATTGGCCAGACGCTCCAACAGTTTATTCTTCTTTTCCAGCTCGGACGTGAGCATCTCCAGTTGAACGGTTTTTTCCACCAGCGAGCGATTCATTTGCTCATAACTAAGATTGAGCACACTGAGTTCAGCGTTAGCAATCTGCAGAACTTCGGCGATTGATTTCTGATTCTGAATCTTAATGTCAAAAAATTTGCCGATCTCTTCAACTTCCATATGCACCCGGTCAAGAAAATCTTCCAGTTTCTTCTCCGTCAGGTGCAGGCGACGTTTGGCTTGAGACTTGAACAAACCAACCAGTGCGTCTGGCTTTTTCGCATTATAAACCCGCGAAATAATCCCGGATAAGCAGACCACTTCGCACAAAAGTTTCAGTTTGGCGTCCTTAGAAGGAAGTTTATGTGGCTCATGGTGGTAACGAAGAGGTTCGACAATCTCAGCGGGGAAGCCCCAACTGCGACACACTTCGCTGCCGATATAAGTGTGGTCAGCGCCAATAATTTTCATTTCCGCTTCACAGCGTTCCATCTCTTCGTCGGCAACAGCCTTATCAATCTTTTTGTATTCATCAGGAAACGCTTTTGCCAGAACCAGAATACCGAGGTTCTGCAACAGGCCGGCAATAAAACCTTCTTCGGTATCGTCCGCACTGACAGCCGTCATCAACATGCGCGAGGCAACAGCTTCAGATAACGATTTTTCCCAAAAGGTGGCATAGTCAAAACCATCTTTTTTTTGTTTGTCCGGTTTCAGAAACGAAAAGGACAGAACCAGACTGCGTACAGCATTCGTTCCCAAAATAGATGCCGCTTGATGGATGGTGCCGATCTGTTGTGGAAAACTGTAAAATGATGAATTGACCACCTTAAGAATCTTGGTGGACAACGAGATATCCTTGGATATCAATGAGGCAATATCGCTGATTGTGGTGTCTTCTTCCGCTGTAATGGAAATCAGCCGTGAAGCGACAGCCGACAATGTCGGCAACTCATCTGAGTTGAGAACAAAATTTAGGACATCTTCCTGAGTCATCATTGGGATTACTCCATTTGAATTAAATCAATAATGACAACATAGCACAGGTTCAAGAAATCGTTGAAAAAAAACTCTTTTATATCAACGAACTATCAAGAATTTTGTTGTTTGTAACAGGCAATGTCGTCAATGGTTACCAGAGGGAAGTAATGTTTCTGACAGAAGTCAATTAAATGAGGCATGCGGGCCATTTCACCATTTTCCAAGGTGACCTCACAAAGGACACCACACGGATTCAACCCCGCTAAATCCATCAAATCCACGGTGGCTTCAGTATGGCCGCAGCGCTCGAGAACACCACCGGATTTTGCTTTTAAAGGAAACACATGTCCAGGGCTATGAATATGTTCTGGACGGCTGTCGCTAGCACTGGCAGCACGGATCGTCGTAACGCGGTCAGCGGCAGACACACCGGTCGTCACACCCTCCGCAGCTTCTATGCTGACGGTAAACGCGGTCTGGTAGTGGCTACGGTTGTCATTAACCATCATCGGCAGCTTCAACTGAGCGACTTTGTCCTCTGTGAGACACAAACAGACGATGCCGCTGCATTCACGAATTAACATGGCCATCTGTTCATTGGTCAGATGGTCGGCGCTGAAAATAAGATCTCCTTCGTTTTCGCGGTCTTCATCGTCCGTGACAATGACACCATGACCACGTTGAAGAGCCTGAAGGGCTCGTTGAACACGTTGTTGAGAGGTTCCGAAGAGTGTATCGAGGGTCTGATTCATGCGAAGTCTCCTTAGAGCTAAGCGGGAATCAGGGCGCACAGGAAGACAGTGCTGCGAGTTGAAACAACCACAGAAAGCTGAATATCCTCTTTCATCCGGACTGTAACCGTCGGCTCTGGAATCACACCAGATCTGCTGACCCTTTATCCCACTGATAAAGGCGCTCGCGGGCTTCTCACGAATGAGTCACCGCCGGTGGGGAGTTTCACCCCGCCCTGAGAATAGGCGAGAAACATATCAAGATTGTCTAAGCAGTTCCAGATAAAATTCTTTCATAATGTTTATGGTCGTCTTCTTGATCTCCCTCGCGTGAATGTCGACACAGACACCTCCATCCAGAAGAAAGATCTTGTCCAGGCACTTACAGAGATAGGAGTATTGCCAAGATCCCATTAATTCGATGGAGCTGAACAGGTGAAAGTGTGGACAATCGCGCGTCTGGAACTCAGCGATCCAGATGTACGCCATGTTGGGAACTGCTTGCGAACGTTGGTAAGAAAGCGGTTTAGATCGGCCATTGATCGGCCATACGCCACCATATAGGTCATGCAAAACTGAGTTTTGATAATATCCTTGGAATTGGCAGCGACGAAGCGAAGACGGCCACGGGACTTGATGCTAAATTAGAAGGGTACAGCTCAAAGGTGCTTCATGGCCCTGAGGTCGGCACCGATGCGCTTTATTGATTCAGTACGGTTGAATCCCAGGGCTGTGTACTTGTCGAACAGACGAGCAATCAGCTTGTGGTACTCGGCCTTGACATGCTTTGTTTGATCCTTGAGGACGTCATTGTGTCGGCTGGCTTGGCGACGTTCGAACCTGGACTGGCGACTCAGCGCCTGGACGAATCCAGATAGTGAGTCAACCAGGTGAACAAACTGGAACAGGTACTCGGAAGGAAGAACAAGAGAGATGCGAACACGATCATCGTCAACAGGGGTAACGCTTAGATCGTCATGAAGGAAACGAAGAGAGGACCTCATAGGAGCCTCCCTGTTTCCACAGGTACAAAACTAATGTCGCATAAGAAATAAAAATACAACTATCGGAATAGAAAGTTGTGTGAACAGAAAGAGGTGAAAAACACAAAAGAATAGGGGAGTTGCGCCAACAACTCCCCTCGGTATTCGCGACCGCGCCAACGGTCATTTTCCTTTCAATTGTCCCAGAAAGGCACTTTCGATATGAAGAACATATCCGAACAGCCCACCCGTGTCAACTCTCCTGTGTCTAATCGTCCAAAGCGTACCATTTTTGAATCTATTCTGATTCAGAATTGTTGGAATTTGCGTTGTGAATCTCGTCAAATGGCTCGTGATTCTGGTTATGCGTCTGCATGTTTCATGTTTGGTCAATATTCTGGGTTGCGTCGTGCTTTGGGTTCTTATCGTCGGCTCTCTGCTCAGGGGGAGGCGTGATTATGTCATCAGTTTCACCTCGCTCAAAGCATGTTAATAGGATTGCGCGTGTAACACCTCTTGACCAGTCGCCTTGCGTCCAGACGCCACTGCTTACCGCGCACCGAACCTGTAACACAGGTGCGCTTATCCCAAAGCACAATTCTTTTAAAATTGATTGGCTGGAAATGACTGTTTCTGGTGTCGATTGGTCAGATTTCTGTAAATTTTATCTCGGTCTTGATCCTGACCTTTTTGTTCTTGAAGAGTTTGGCCGTCATGGCTACGCCGATCTTCGTACCTATGGCAACGTTCAGCTCTGTTATACCTCAGGCCGTTTAGATCGTGGGGTAAAGGTAATTTTGCCGTCTTCTGCGCTTGATCAGGTTTCTGTTGATGCCTGTGAAATTATCCGTCGTGGCGTTGAAGATGGTGCCAGTTTCGCCCGTATAGACATTGCTTTTGATGACTATACGGGGTCATACAGCTATGAAACCCTTCAGGAGTCTATCCTTTCTCCTGAGGCTCAAGAGCTTGTTTGCCGTTTTCGTGAGGTACGACCTCAGGAACCTGTCTGGCTCCAAGGTCAACGTAAGGGGCTTCGTATGGGTGAGGGCTTTGTCTTTGGCTCCGGTTCCTCATCGCGTGTCTGTGTCATTTACAACAAGCGTCTTGAACAGGAAGCCAAGGCAATCAAGGCTAAGGAACCTTTGCCGGATTTTCCCGAGGACTTTACTTGGTGGCGTGTTGAATGCCGTTGGAAAAAAGCGGCGGCTCTTGTCCTTGCCGCTCATATTGCGGAGAACGGCCTGTTTCAGGCGGGCGCGCTTATCCGTGGTGTTATCGACTTTCGTGAACCTGCTGATGGTGATGATCACCACACAGAAAGGCGTCCTGTCTCAAGTTGGTGGAATTTCATTCTTTCTAGCGCCGATATTATCAAAACAGGTATAACCAAACCCGTTAAAACCATAGAGGAAAAATGTCAATGGTTGTCAACGTCCGTAAAAAAAGTAATCGGTCAGGTCTGTTCGATCATGGGGCCTGACGTTGTGTCTGCTATTGCTCGCGACGGTGCAGAGGCCACAACAGAAAAAGAGTGGAAACGTCTGCGTGCCACATATCGCCCACCTGGGCGTATTCGTCCTGACCTTGCTTTGGGTATTCCATTTTAAAGAAAGGGGGGTTCTTTTGAATAAAGGCATTCGAAATTGCCAGGTATGCGGCCAGCCTTTTGAGGTTGTTCTTATTTGCCGGGGTCGCCCTCGTGTTTACTGTTCTGCCGATTGCAAACAGTACGCGTCTCTTTTGGCGTGGCTTGAAGATAAAACAGCCGCTATCAATTTTACCGACGAACGCCGCAAGGCCATTCGTTGTGAATTGTGGCGAATCGCTAACCGTTTAAATAGGGGGAGAAGTGAAAGTTAGGGAGCAGGTTTTCGATCATATCCAAAAATGCGGCGATTTGCGCGATGCTTTGCCACGTATGGGGTATCGCTCGTTGTGGGTACGTTGCGACTTCGCTGATATTCCAGTTGAGCGACGTTGGCTCTATGGATTTCTTTTGCAACGTCAAGATTGTGGCATTGTTTACGAGGATACGGGCCGTGATTTAATTATTATTTCTGTCTGTTGAGTGGGGTTGAGTATGTATTACGATTTTATTGATTTTTCTCTTATCCCTGTGTGGAAGGTCCTTTTCTGTGGTGCCTTGTTCTGTCTCCTTGTGGGTCTCGTTTTTTATTTACCATTCTTTTTATATAACTGGTTTTTAATTTTAAAGCGCGAACAGTTTCGAAAACAAATCGCTGAATCTATGGGGGGTGACAATGACGGCAATTGATATTTTTACAACGGGCAAGGGTGAAAAAAGAAATATTCGTTTATATCGGGGAATTGAACATCATATTGAAGAAATTATGAAAGAGGAGGGCTGTAATGACTATACGGCAATAGTTAACCGCTTGATAGTGCATGGGCTTTGTGCCACAAACAGAACACAGATGTCCCACTGATAGACCACATACTTTTTTAAATCAAAGCTCTATGCTGTTTATCAAGCGTAGGGCTTTTTTTATTAACCACAGAATAGGGGGAACACATGGAATTTACACTTACAGGCCGTTTTTTGGGTACTGCAGTCAAAACCGCCAAGGGTTACATTCGTCAATTTCTTTCCGACGACGACAAGGTTTATCGCATTTTTTCCAAGGATGCGACAAAGCTTGACGGCAATTCCGTTGATATTGACCTTCCTGACTTTCTTTTCGCTTCCTAAGTCATGGAGTACACGCCAATCATAACGGATACAACATTCGCAGGTCCAAAGGCCGATGTGTTAGCCGGGGCCTCAGGCTGGCTTGGTGTCGTCCTCGTCGTTGCCGGGATTGGCCTCATTATTCGGGTTTTGATCCCGAAATAACGCGTGATAAATGCCTGTCGTAATGACACGCCAACTAGGGCAATGCCCAGAAAGGGGGGGGAACTCGCATGGATCCTACAGTTATCGATACGCTGTTTGCGGCTGCTGGTCTTGACGGTCTTAGTACCAATACTCAGACTCTGATTGTCGGTCTTTTGGGTATTTCTGTGATGGGCGCTGTTGCAGTCACTATCCGCAAAGTACTGCCGGGCAAGCTTTAAAAACGTGGGGCGGCTTCGGTCGCCCCTTTCTTTGAGTGTTTGGGAGGGGGCATGT encodes the following:
- a CDS encoding NAD(P)/FAD-dependent oxidoreductase yields the protein MSEQTIEYDLCVLGCGPGGFAGAMRAFDFGKHVCVIEGGEIGGAGVKWGALASKTMWELSKDYSIAAKQDRGYQSQHLTVDFGEVNATIEEAVKERQYQMLTQLETFSPRRWQGEGSITYVRGWASFVDRHSVEVCLDDGSTQLIHAKNFLISTGSHPRGYGNLQVDQDKIFNSNGIHRLKKFPKRLLILGAGVVGCEYATIFANFGQTQVHLVDHKDRVLSYEDRDVSAFVEQSLEGAGVVLHQSATLQDIHRRQDYLAAVLDFPDGHSEVIEVDAALISVGRQPNLKHLRLDKIGIDLSKNGFLTTGVDCRVDGNIFACGDVTCHPNLVNIAELEARMAAKEMFCRAIHPLNYCNMSAIMFLNPSVATVGLSEEQCQAQNLSYRVAYVAYAMSSRPLAMRAKRGFVKIVVTDDAEMKILGMRSAGPQVSNVVLSIAHFMDHDKGAAEVLKSVYPHPSISETTQECLRLLIGKSIYKAQAFPGKMWVKTWNPEDGYRDCSRDFQVEQCEIPNQR
- the ribB gene encoding 3,4-dihydroxy-2-butanone-4-phosphate synthase, with protein sequence MNQTLDTLFGTSQQRVQRALQALQRGHGVIVTDDEDRENEGDLIFSADHLTNEQMAMLIRECSGIVCLCLTEDKVAQLKLPMMVNDNRSHYQTAFTVSIEAAEGVTTGVSAADRVTTIRAASASDSRPEHIHSPGHVFPLKAKSGGVLERCGHTEATVDLMDLAGLNPCGVLCEVTLENGEMARMPHLIDFCQKHYFPLVTIDDIACYKQQNS
- a CDS encoding GGDEF domain-containing protein — its product is MMTQEDVLNFVLNSDELPTLSAVASRLISITAEEDTTISDIASLISKDISLSTKILKVVNSSFYSFPQQIGTIHQAASILGTNAVRSLVLSFSFLKPDKQKKDGFDYATFWEKSLSEAVASRMLMTAVSADDTEEGFIAGLLQNLGILVLAKAFPDEYKKIDKAVADEEMERCEAEMKIIGADHTYIGSEVCRSWGFPAEIVEPLRYHHEPHKLPSKDAKLKLLCEVVCLSGIISRVYNAKKPDALVGLFKSQAKRRLHLTEKKLEDFLDRVHMEVEEIGKFFDIKIQNQKSIAEVLQIANAELSVLNLSYEQMNRSLVEKTVQLEMLTSELEKKNKLLERLANVDGLTEAYNHRYFQNFLDREINRSERNEYTLSVVMVDIDNFKKFNDMHGHQVGDYILKQFADVARSLLREYDLFARYGGEEFVLVLPETNAQEGEIVAEKFRSTLSEHAFTHERETYYITASFGVSDISPAKDKIDKNDVISQADSALYESKKKGRNRVTVYSTKKKWFGK
- a CDS encoding replication initiation factor domain-containing protein, yielding MSSVSPRSKHVNRIARVTPLDQSPCVQTPLLTAHRTCNTGALIPKHNSFKIDWLEMTVSGVDWSDFCKFYLGLDPDLFVLEEFGRHGYADLRTYGNVQLCYTSGRLDRGVKVILPSSALDQVSVDACEIIRRGVEDGASFARIDIAFDDYTGSYSYETLQESILSPEAQELVCRFREVRPQEPVWLQGQRKGLRMGEGFVFGSGSSSRVCVIYNKRLEQEAKAIKAKEPLPDFPEDFTWWRVECRWKKAAALVLAAHIAENGLFQAGALIRGVIDFREPADGDDHHTERRPVSSWWNFILSSADIIKTGITKPVKTIEEKCQWLSTSVKKVIGQVCSIMGPDVVSAIARDGAEATTEKEWKRLRATYRPPGRIRPDLALGIPF